A single genomic interval of Spirosoma linguale DSM 74 harbors:
- a CDS encoding Silent information regulator protein Sir2 (PFAM: Silent information regulator protein Sir2~KEGG: hip:CGSHiEE_05090 NAD-dependent deacetylase) yields the protein MSTRKKIVVLSGAGISAESGIPTFRASDGLWENHRIEDVATPEAWHRNPALVQDFYNQRRKQALSVQPNAGHLALVKLEEKFDVTVITQNVDNLHEKAGSSKVVHLHGELFKSRSTVDESLIYDIEGWELKDGDVCAKGSQLRPHIVWFGEAVPMMDIALDITEQADLFIVVGTSLNVYPAAGLVYAVREGVPVYVVDPSIPDMHKKNNVTFIAEPATIGLTQLAEQLIAETDNA from the coding sequence ATGTCTACTCGTAAAAAAATAGTTGTTCTTTCGGGCGCGGGTATCAGTGCGGAAAGTGGCATTCCAACGTTTCGCGCATCGGACGGGCTGTGGGAAAACCACCGCATTGAAGATGTAGCCACCCCCGAAGCCTGGCATCGGAATCCGGCGCTGGTGCAGGACTTTTACAATCAGCGTCGCAAACAGGCCCTGAGCGTTCAGCCCAATGCAGGCCATCTGGCTTTGGTAAAGCTGGAAGAGAAATTCGACGTGACGGTCATTACCCAGAATGTAGATAACCTGCACGAAAAAGCCGGTTCGTCGAAGGTGGTCCATTTGCATGGCGAGTTATTCAAATCCCGCTCAACGGTCGATGAGTCATTAATTTATGACATTGAGGGGTGGGAGCTTAAAGATGGCGATGTATGCGCCAAAGGCTCACAGCTCCGTCCGCACATTGTCTGGTTTGGCGAAGCCGTTCCCATGATGGACATCGCGCTCGACATTACCGAGCAAGCCGATCTATTTATCGTTGTCGGCACATCGCTCAACGTCTATCCGGCGGCCGGGCTGGTCTACGCTGTTCGGGAGGGCGTGCCGGTGTACGTTGTTGATCCCAGCATTCCCGACATGCACAAAAAAAATAACGTCACGTTCATTGCCGAACCGGCTACCATTGGCCTAACCCAGCTTGCTGAGCAACTCATCGCAGAAACAGATAATGCCTGA
- a CDS encoding CHRD domain containing protein (PFAM: CHRD domain containing protein~SMART: CHRD domain containing protein~KEGG: nha:Nham_1308 CHRD), which yields MNKKSVLFSVATFLALGVTLSSCLDDENPTVTSTITQLSATLTGAGEKPNPVPSTATGTFTGKLNTVSRVLSYTVTYQGLNPTGGHLHKIVNADGTGPVDIPFPSLTSPIIATTAPLRQTQVDSLLAGQYYANLHTAAYRGGEIRGEVRKK from the coding sequence ATGAACAAAAAATCTGTACTCTTTTCGGTAGCCACGTTCCTGGCGCTGGGGGTAACCCTTTCCTCATGCCTTGATGATGAGAACCCAACGGTTACCTCAACAATCACTCAACTTTCGGCAACATTGACGGGTGCCGGCGAAAAACCTAATCCTGTTCCATCGACCGCAACCGGAACCTTTACCGGGAAGCTGAATACAGTGAGCCGGGTTCTCAGCTACACGGTCACATACCAGGGGCTGAATCCAACGGGTGGTCACCTGCACAAGATTGTTAACGCAGACGGTACCGGCCCGGTCGATATCCCCTTCCCAAGCCTGACCTCGCCAATCATTGCCACCACAGCTCCGCTGCGCCAAACGCAGGTCGATAGTCTGCTGGCTGGCCAGTACTATGCTAACCTGCACACAGCCGCTTACCGAGGTGGCGAAATCCGGGGCGAGGTTCGAAAAAAATAG
- a CDS encoding aconitate hydratase (TIGRFAM: aconitate hydratase~PFAM: aconitate hydratase domain protein~KEGG: acnB; aconitase ; K01681 aconitate hydratase 1), with translation MAFDLDMIQRVYANLGERVEAARKAVGKPLTLSEKILYSHLFAGTPTQALERGKDYVDFAPDRVAMQDATAQMALLQFMQAGRPKVAVPSTVHCDHLIQAEVGAVKDLDIAKNKNKEVYDFLASVSDKYGIGFWKPGGGIIHQVVLENYAFPGGMMIGTDSHTPMAGGLGMIAIGVGGADACDVMAGLAWELKMPKLIGVKLTGKLSGWSSAKDVILRVAGILTVKGGTGCIVEYFGEGAETLSAAGKGTICNMGAEIGATTSIFAYDEKMGDYLRATSRADIADAASAVKADLRADDEVYADPASYYDQLIEINLSELEPHINGPFTPDLAWPLSNFAKAVKENNWPAKLEVGLIGSCTNSSYEDMTRSASVAAQATAKKLKTKAEFTVTPGSELVRFTAERDGLLDTFEEIGGVVLANACGPCIGQWARHMDDPSRQNSIITSFNRNFAKRNDGNASTHAFVASPEIVTAFAIAGDLTFNPMTDTLTNEDGEQVKLDEPQGIEQPINGYAVDDAGYQAPAEDGSGVQVLVSPTSDRLQLLAPFPAWEGTDLKGLKLLIKAKGKCTTDHISMAGPWLKYRGHLDNISNNMLIGAVNFYNEKTNSVKNQLTGEYGEVPAVQRAYKAAGIGSIVVGDENYGEGSSREHAAMEPRFLGVRAILVRSFARIHETNLKKQGMLALTFANPADYDKIQEDDSIEINGLTEFAPGRPLEVVLHHADGSTDSFPVNHTYNEGQIEWFKAGAALNIIRMKQNA, from the coding sequence ATGGCTTTTGATTTAGACATGATTCAGCGCGTTTATGCTAACCTCGGCGAACGCGTCGAAGCCGCCCGGAAGGCAGTGGGCAAACCGCTGACCCTGTCGGAGAAGATTTTATACAGTCACCTCTTTGCAGGTACTCCCACACAGGCCCTTGAGCGGGGGAAGGATTATGTAGATTTTGCACCCGACCGTGTGGCTATGCAGGATGCAACAGCCCAGATGGCCTTGCTGCAATTTATGCAGGCCGGTCGTCCAAAAGTAGCTGTTCCGTCAACCGTTCACTGCGACCACCTGATTCAGGCCGAAGTAGGGGCTGTGAAGGATCTGGACATTGCCAAAAATAAAAATAAAGAAGTATACGACTTCCTCGCTTCGGTTTCGGATAAGTACGGTATTGGCTTCTGGAAACCAGGTGGCGGAATTATTCACCAGGTTGTTCTGGAAAACTACGCCTTCCCCGGCGGTATGATGATCGGTACCGATTCGCACACGCCAATGGCGGGTGGATTGGGTATGATCGCTATCGGTGTGGGTGGTGCCGATGCCTGCGATGTGATGGCGGGTCTGGCCTGGGAACTGAAAATGCCAAAGCTGATCGGGGTTAAACTGACAGGCAAACTAAGTGGCTGGTCATCGGCGAAAGACGTTATCCTTCGGGTAGCTGGTATCCTGACCGTAAAAGGCGGAACGGGCTGCATTGTTGAATATTTTGGTGAAGGCGCTGAAACGCTGTCGGCTGCGGGTAAAGGAACCATCTGTAACATGGGCGCTGAGATCGGAGCAACTACCTCGATCTTCGCTTATGATGAAAAGATGGGCGACTACCTGCGCGCAACCAGCCGGGCCGATATCGCTGATGCGGCTTCTGCTGTTAAAGCCGATCTCCGGGCTGACGACGAAGTATATGCTGATCCGGCATCGTACTACGATCAACTGATTGAAATCAACCTGTCGGAGCTGGAGCCGCACATCAATGGTCCGTTCACGCCCGATCTGGCCTGGCCACTATCGAACTTCGCCAAAGCGGTGAAAGAAAACAACTGGCCTGCCAAACTGGAAGTGGGCCTGATAGGTTCCTGCACCAACTCCAGCTACGAAGACATGACCCGTTCGGCTTCCGTAGCGGCTCAGGCAACGGCTAAAAAACTCAAAACCAAAGCTGAGTTTACGGTAACGCCGGGTTCTGAACTGGTTCGGTTCACTGCCGAGCGCGATGGACTGCTGGATACCTTCGAAGAAATCGGTGGGGTTGTACTGGCCAATGCCTGTGGTCCCTGCATCGGGCAGTGGGCACGCCACATGGACGACCCAAGCCGTCAAAACTCGATCATTACCTCTTTCAACCGGAACTTCGCCAAGCGGAACGACGGTAACGCCAGCACCCACGCCTTCGTGGCCTCGCCCGAAATCGTGACCGCCTTTGCCATCGCCGGTGACCTGACGTTCAACCCGATGACCGACACGCTGACCAATGAAGATGGCGAGCAGGTTAAACTGGATGAGCCACAAGGCATCGAGCAGCCAATTAACGGCTACGCAGTTGATGACGCCGGTTATCAGGCTCCAGCCGAAGATGGTTCGGGTGTGCAGGTGCTGGTTAGTCCAACATCGGACCGTTTGCAGCTGCTGGCTCCGTTCCCTGCCTGGGAAGGTACCGACCTGAAAGGGTTGAAACTGCTGATCAAAGCAAAAGGGAAGTGTACTACCGACCATATTTCGATGGCGGGTCCCTGGCTGAAATACCGTGGTCACCTGGATAACATTTCCAACAACATGCTGATAGGCGCGGTCAACTTCTACAATGAGAAGACCAACAGCGTAAAAAACCAGTTGACGGGCGAGTACGGCGAAGTACCGGCTGTTCAGCGGGCGTATAAGGCGGCTGGTATCGGCTCCATCGTGGTGGGTGATGAAAACTACGGTGAAGGTTCTTCCCGTGAGCACGCAGCCATGGAGCCTCGTTTCCTGGGTGTTCGGGCTATTCTGGTGCGGTCGTTTGCCCGTATCCACGAAACCAACCTGAAAAAGCAGGGAATGCTGGCCCTGACGTTCGCCAATCCGGCCGACTACGATAAAATTCAGGAGGATGATTCCATCGAAATCAATGGCTTAACGGAGTTCGCTCCCGGTCGTCCGCTTGAGGTCGTACTGCATCATGCCGACGGTTCTACGGATTCCTTCCCGGTCAATCATACCTACAACGAAGGTCAGATTGAGTGGTTCAAGGCGGGTGCCGCACTGAACATCATCCGAATGAAGCAGAACGCGTAG
- a CDS encoding heat shock protein Hsp20 (PFAM: heat shock protein Hsp20~KEGG: bba:Bd2722 HspC2 heat shock protein): MYNKQAYQSEHKGGCGQMGRGGFGGKWGRGKFGGFWARQAGSFFQPPVNIQETDTEYTISLFAAGLVKENVKLSVKDDVLTIAYEGTDASATNESGTTGNYTYQEYGNRSFERSFQLNDKVITENISASYADGILKVILPKNPATNKPAQTINVG; encoded by the coding sequence ATGTATAACAAACAGGCATATCAATCAGAACATAAAGGCGGATGCGGACAAATGGGCCGCGGAGGATTTGGCGGCAAGTGGGGCCGTGGTAAATTCGGTGGATTCTGGGCCCGGCAAGCCGGTAGCTTCTTTCAGCCACCGGTAAACATTCAGGAAACCGATACCGAGTATACCATCTCACTATTTGCGGCTGGTCTTGTCAAAGAAAACGTAAAGCTTTCCGTGAAAGACGACGTGCTGACCATTGCATACGAAGGGACCGATGCATCGGCAACGAATGAGTCAGGTACGACGGGCAACTACACCTATCAGGAGTATGGTAACCGTTCATTCGAACGCTCCTTTCAACTGAATGACAAAGTCATTACCGAAAACATATCGGCCAGTTATGCCGATGGTATTCTAAAGGTGATTTTGCCCAAGAACCCGGCGACCAATAAACCGGCCCAAACGATCAACGTGGGTTAA
- a CDS encoding Beta-N-acetylhexosaminidase (PFAM: Glycoside hydrolase, family 20, catalytic core~KEGG: sde:Sde_3037 glycosyl hydrolase): protein MKHLLFLLLLSSTVFAQSENEYNLIPFPARFSGQNGQFSLSATTRIVVSDPTVKAVAQTFASQVKAATGITLTVASASPALAKGANIFFTLNKKLTLGDEGYKLTVTPTRVLAEASTPKGLFYAAQTIRQLIPAGASSTAALPACAITDKPRFGYRGLMLDVGRHFMPVAFVKKFIDLMAMHKQNTFHWHLTEDQGWRIEIKKYPKLTQIGSKRAESIVGQYYQNYPQQFDGKPVSGFYTQEEIKDVVRYAQSRFVTIIPEIEMPGHAQAALAAYPELGCDPAKGYQVFTKWGVSEDVYCPSEKTFTFLQDVLTEVIALFPGKYIHIGGDECPKTAWKQSAFCQELMKKNNLKDEHELQSYFIRRVEKFLNSKGRSIIGWDEILEGGLAPNATVMSWRGTEGGIAAAKQKHNVIMTPGGTCYLDHYQGNPATEPLAIGGYLPLDKVYGYEPMPTELTDAEQKYVLGVQGNIWTEYMPTSESVEYMAFPRAIALAEIGWMQAGTHNFEDFSQRLKNHLPRLKNVNYAKRLFDITASTQAGDQGQIQVVLKKLDSDSRIVYTTNGKEPNEQSPEYIGPITLTKTTTIRAKTWTGGQPTGGQLTQTFVLHKGKNKPYTYGTPLDKYSDPKSSKLTDGVRGDTPRSRQEWVNVYGNDMDVTLDLGNVTSVTKVSLNFLKVILEKGFPPKSVEIALSKDGSDFKEAIAQPVVYELNGPWAILPVVADFKTARARYVRIRAKNAGVCPPEHPNAGEKTWFSIDEIVVE from the coding sequence ATGAAACATCTGCTTTTTCTGCTTCTCCTGTCCAGTACTGTCTTTGCCCAATCTGAAAACGAATACAACCTTATTCCCTTTCCTGCCCGGTTTTCAGGGCAAAACGGCCAGTTTTCCCTCTCGGCAACAACCCGAATCGTCGTATCAGACCCAACGGTAAAGGCGGTTGCCCAGACATTTGCCAGTCAGGTCAAAGCCGCTACGGGCATTACCCTTACCGTAGCGTCGGCCAGTCCGGCACTGGCCAAAGGCGCAAATATTTTCTTTACCCTGAACAAAAAACTCACCCTAGGCGACGAGGGCTATAAACTGACCGTTACCCCTACCCGTGTTCTGGCCGAAGCCTCGACACCCAAAGGGTTGTTTTATGCGGCCCAGACGATACGGCAATTGATACCTGCCGGTGCATCGTCTACTGCCGCGCTGCCTGCCTGCGCCATTACGGACAAACCGCGATTTGGCTACCGGGGCCTAATGCTCGATGTAGGGCGTCATTTTATGCCGGTTGCATTCGTCAAGAAGTTCATCGACCTGATGGCAATGCACAAACAGAACACCTTTCACTGGCATCTGACCGAAGATCAGGGCTGGCGAATCGAAATAAAGAAGTATCCTAAATTAACGCAGATCGGTAGCAAACGAGCCGAATCCATTGTCGGTCAGTATTATCAGAACTACCCCCAGCAGTTTGACGGTAAACCCGTTTCGGGATTCTACACGCAGGAGGAAATTAAAGATGTGGTCCGGTACGCGCAGAGCCGGTTTGTGACCATTATTCCCGAAATTGAAATGCCCGGTCATGCTCAGGCTGCCCTGGCCGCGTACCCTGAGCTGGGCTGCGACCCCGCCAAAGGTTATCAGGTATTCACAAAATGGGGCGTTTCGGAAGACGTGTACTGCCCGTCGGAGAAAACGTTTACGTTCCTGCAGGACGTGTTGACGGAAGTCATCGCCTTGTTTCCGGGAAAATACATTCACATTGGGGGCGATGAGTGCCCCAAAACGGCCTGGAAACAAAGTGCCTTCTGCCAGGAGCTGATGAAGAAGAACAATCTGAAGGATGAGCATGAACTCCAGAGTTATTTTATCCGGCGTGTTGAAAAGTTCCTGAACAGCAAAGGCCGCTCCATCATCGGCTGGGACGAAATTCTGGAGGGCGGACTGGCCCCCAATGCGACCGTGATGAGCTGGCGCGGTACCGAAGGCGGCATTGCCGCGGCCAAACAGAAGCATAACGTGATCATGACACCCGGCGGCACCTGCTACCTCGACCATTATCAGGGGAATCCGGCCACCGAGCCGCTCGCCATTGGCGGCTATCTACCCCTCGACAAAGTTTACGGCTATGAGCCCATGCCTACCGAACTGACGGACGCCGAGCAGAAATACGTGCTGGGTGTACAGGGGAACATCTGGACAGAATACATGCCCACGTCGGAATCTGTCGAGTACATGGCATTTCCCAGAGCCATCGCCTTAGCTGAGATCGGCTGGATGCAAGCGGGCACGCATAATTTTGAGGATTTTAGCCAGCGACTCAAAAATCACCTGCCCCGGCTTAAAAACGTGAACTATGCCAAACGCCTGTTCGACATTACGGCCAGTACACAAGCCGGTGATCAGGGCCAGATTCAGGTCGTTCTGAAAAAACTGGACAGCGATAGCCGAATCGTTTATACGACCAATGGGAAAGAACCGAATGAGCAAAGTCCCGAATACATTGGCCCCATTACACTGACCAAGACAACGACTATTCGGGCTAAGACATGGACTGGTGGGCAGCCAACCGGCGGCCAGCTTACCCAAACGTTTGTGTTGCACAAAGGCAAGAACAAACCCTACACATATGGCACACCGCTGGATAAGTACAGTGATCCAAAATCATCGAAATTAACAGATGGCGTTCGGGGTGATACCCCCCGGAGTCGGCAGGAATGGGTAAACGTGTACGGCAACGACATGGACGTTACCCTCGACCTCGGCAATGTGACGAGCGTGACCAAAGTATCGCTGAACTTCCTCAAGGTCATTCTGGAGAAAGGCTTCCCGCCAAAGTCGGTGGAAATTGCCTTGTCGAAGGATGGCAGCGACTTTAAAGAAGCCATTGCACAGCCCGTAGTGTATGAGTTAAACGGCCCCTGGGCTATTTTACCCGTTGTTGCGGACTTCAAAACAGCCCGAGCCCGTTATGTTCGAATCCGGGCAAAGAATGCCGGTGTTTGCCCACCTGAACACCCAAATGCGGGTGAAAAAACCTGGTTTTCCATCGATGAAATTGTGGTGGAATAG
- a CDS encoding DNA topoisomerase I (KEGG: tcx:Tcr_0196 DNA topoisomerase~TIGRFAM: DNA topoisomerase I~PFAM: DNA topoisomerase type IA central domain protein; TOPRIM domain protein~SMART: DNA topoisomerase I DNA-binding; DNA topoisomerase I ATP-binding; Toprim sub domain protein) has protein sequence MSKNLVIVESPAKAKTIEGYLGKDFTVKSSFGHVRDLPKDGLAVDVTNGFRPSYEISPDKKKLVSELKSLAKSAEEVWLATDDDREGEAISWHLKEALGLRDNTKRIVFREITKNAILNAIKSPRTIDVDLVNAQQARRVLDRLVGYELSPVLWRKIKGGSTGLSAGRVQSVALRLVVEREREIDKHSAKSSFKVTAQFIVDGNKVLNAELPKNFATAAEARAFLEACVGATFTIKNLETRPAKKSPAPPFTTSTLQQESSRKLSYSVDRTMRIAQNLYEAGKISYMRTDSTNLSQEAIDKAVAEIGTEFGEKYIQTRQFKTKNESAQEAHEAIRPTNFNDRSAGGDRDQKRLYELIWKRAIASQMADAQLERTTVTIGIRFANGATTTFQTNVDDSPFVETPEAIAPNRSFPNELVAQGEVIKFDGFLRVYLESKDDEDDEDAKGMLPPLNIGQGLNLGQMKATEKFTRPQPRYAEASLVKKLEEMGIGRPSTYAPTISTIVNRGYVTKQDKPGQERKYTEYTLQQNQISETSGKETYGSEKAKLFPTNTGIVVNDFLVEYFPDIVDYKFTATVEKEFDEIADGRMNWQTMLQDFYGDFHKNIEDIQGSSVVAFKTGARDLGIDPRSGKKISARLGKYGAYAQIGESTDDEKPQYANLRDGQLIETITLQEALDLFSLPREVGFFEDKPMTIGIGKFGPYVKHDDKYVSLTKEDDPYTIDESRAIQLIQQKRAEAVSEALGEFEGKMVSTGKGRFGPYVKFEDKYVSLPRNESLAGLTLERAIELIQAKRVVEANKYIKEFPENPAVKVINGQYGPYLAIGKRNVKIPKDVDPASLTLEDCLKLGGDEPAAKAPAKKAAATKATATKAAAKPKATATATKKPAATAKKAVTKK, from the coding sequence ATGTCGAAAAACTTAGTCATTGTGGAGTCGCCGGCAAAGGCAAAAACCATAGAAGGCTATCTTGGAAAAGACTTTACAGTGAAGTCCAGCTTCGGTCACGTTCGCGATTTACCCAAAGATGGGTTAGCCGTTGACGTCACCAATGGCTTCCGGCCGTCTTACGAAATTTCGCCCGACAAGAAGAAGCTAGTCAGTGAACTTAAGTCACTGGCCAAGTCGGCAGAAGAAGTATGGCTGGCAACGGACGATGACCGCGAAGGGGAAGCTATTTCGTGGCACCTGAAAGAAGCTCTCGGTCTGCGCGACAACACCAAACGGATCGTCTTCCGCGAAATTACCAAGAATGCGATTTTGAACGCCATCAAATCGCCCCGCACCATTGATGTTGATCTAGTGAACGCCCAGCAGGCCCGCCGGGTGCTCGACCGTCTGGTTGGCTACGAACTTTCGCCGGTTCTGTGGCGGAAGATCAAAGGCGGCAGTACAGGTCTGTCGGCTGGTCGGGTGCAGTCCGTTGCGTTGCGGCTCGTGGTCGAGCGCGAACGGGAGATCGACAAGCACTCGGCTAAATCGTCGTTTAAAGTGACGGCGCAGTTTATTGTCGACGGCAACAAAGTGCTGAACGCCGAACTACCCAAGAACTTCGCCACGGCTGCTGAAGCCCGGGCTTTTCTGGAAGCCTGCGTTGGGGCGACGTTTACCATCAAAAATCTGGAGACACGCCCTGCAAAGAAATCGCCCGCTCCGCCCTTCACGACCTCTACCCTGCAACAGGAATCGTCGCGCAAGCTGAGTTACTCGGTCGATCGTACCATGCGGATCGCCCAGAACCTATACGAAGCCGGTAAAATTTCGTACATGCGTACCGACTCAACCAATCTTTCGCAGGAAGCCATTGATAAGGCTGTTGCGGAAATCGGCACTGAGTTTGGCGAAAAATACATCCAGACCCGGCAGTTCAAGACCAAGAATGAATCGGCACAGGAGGCCCACGAAGCCATCCGTCCGACAAACTTCAACGACCGAAGTGCCGGGGGCGACCGCGACCAGAAGCGTTTGTACGAACTGATCTGGAAACGGGCAATAGCCTCCCAAATGGCCGATGCACAGCTCGAACGGACCACCGTAACGATTGGCATACGCTTCGCCAACGGCGCGACTACCACCTTTCAAACGAACGTAGACGATAGCCCGTTTGTCGAAACCCCTGAGGCTATAGCGCCAAACCGGTCATTCCCGAACGAACTAGTGGCGCAGGGCGAGGTTATCAAGTTTGACGGCTTCCTGCGCGTTTATCTGGAATCGAAAGATGATGAGGACGACGAAGACGCCAAAGGCATGCTGCCTCCGCTGAATATCGGCCAGGGGCTCAATCTGGGTCAGATGAAAGCGACGGAGAAATTTACCCGTCCGCAGCCTCGCTACGCCGAAGCATCGCTTGTAAAGAAACTGGAAGAAATGGGCATCGGTCGTCCTTCAACCTACGCACCGACTATTTCGACCATCGTCAACCGGGGCTACGTTACCAAACAGGATAAGCCCGGCCAGGAACGGAAATATACGGAATACACGCTGCAACAGAATCAGATCAGCGAAACCAGCGGAAAGGAAACCTACGGCTCCGAAAAGGCCAAGCTCTTCCCGACCAATACCGGCATTGTTGTAAACGACTTTCTGGTCGAATACTTCCCCGACATCGTGGATTACAAATTCACGGCTACTGTTGAGAAGGAATTTGATGAGATTGCCGATGGACGGATGAACTGGCAAACGATGCTTCAGGATTTCTACGGCGATTTCCATAAAAACATCGAAGATATTCAGGGCTCGTCGGTAGTCGCCTTTAAAACCGGTGCCCGCGATCTGGGCATCGACCCCCGTTCGGGCAAGAAAATATCGGCCCGGCTGGGTAAATACGGTGCTTATGCTCAAATCGGCGAATCGACCGACGACGAGAAGCCCCAGTATGCCAACCTGCGCGATGGTCAATTGATTGAAACGATTACCTTGCAGGAAGCTCTCGATCTGTTCTCGCTGCCGCGCGAAGTTGGTTTCTTCGAAGACAAACCGATGACCATCGGAATCGGAAAATTCGGGCCGTATGTGAAGCATGACGATAAATACGTGTCGCTCACCAAAGAAGACGATCCCTACACGATTGACGAAAGCCGGGCCATTCAGCTCATTCAGCAAAAACGAGCCGAAGCCGTTAGTGAAGCTCTGGGCGAATTTGAAGGCAAGATGGTATCGACGGGCAAAGGACGATTTGGGCCGTATGTCAAGTTTGAAGACAAATACGTGTCGCTACCGCGCAACGAATCCCTCGCCGGCTTGACCTTGGAACGAGCCATTGAACTGATCCAGGCCAAGCGCGTTGTGGAAGCCAACAAATACATTAAGGAGTTCCCGGAGAATCCGGCCGTGAAGGTCATCAACGGACAATACGGACCTTATCTGGCTATCGGCAAACGAAACGTCAAAATCCCGAAAGACGTGGACCCCGCTTCGCTAACCCTTGAGGATTGCCTGAAACTGGGTGGTGACGAACCAGCCGCCAAGGCCCCGGCCAAGAAGGCTGCTGCAACGAAAGCAACAGCCACAAAGGCAGCGGCAAAACCAAAAGCAACGGCCACCGCGACCAAAAAACCGGCCGCAACGGCGAAAAAGGCGGTCACGAAAAAATAA
- a CDS encoding hypothetical protein (KEGG: GSSSATTP octamer repeat orf similar to nonallelic   CaP19.5; reminiscent of S. cerevisiae MUC1 (YIR019C) and   DAN4 (YJR151C) cell surface proteins) yields MRKALIGATIIALGVLGYACKDDDEDPTTATSSPVQLTATLNGASGGSTTTTGAGTFTGSLNQGTSSGSTQSSRVLSYTVNYSGITATAITLDPVGTSTSATTGTSAYTNSILLAGAFPSTTTSPGSGTSTIPGSGTSTTPGSSTSTTPGSGTSTIPGSGTSTIPGSGTTTDPGSGTTTTPGSGTSTTPGSGTSTTPGSGTAVTLTSPVSGTVSVSQSRADSISRGLYQLNIRSAMYPNGEIGGAVRIR; encoded by the coding sequence ATGAGAAAAGCACTTATTGGGGCAACAATCATTGCCCTTGGCGTATTGGGGTACGCCTGTAAAGACGACGACGAAGACCCAACGACCGCAACCAGCAGTCCGGTTCAGTTAACAGCAACGCTTAATGGCGCGTCTGGTGGATCGACAACCACAACAGGAGCCGGAACATTTACGGGTAGCCTGAATCAGGGAACCTCATCAGGTTCAACGCAGTCCTCCAGGGTATTGAGTTACACAGTTAACTACTCAGGTATTACGGCCACAGCCATTACGCTTGATCCTGTGGGGACTTCGACCTCCGCTACCACCGGCACATCAGCGTATACTAACAGCATTTTACTGGCGGGTGCTTTCCCGTCAACAACGACGAGCCCAGGCAGCGGTACCAGCACCATTCCAGGAAGCGGTACATCCACAACACCGGGCAGCAGCACTAGCACAACACCCGGAAGTGGCACCAGCACTATTCCGGGAAGTGGGACATCTACAATTCCAGGCAGCGGTACAACGACCGATCCGGGTAGTGGCACTACAACGACACCAGGTAGTGGTACGTCAACTACGCCGGGCAGCGGTACCAGTACAACACCAGGCAGCGGCACAGCCGTAACGCTAACGTCGCCCGTCAGTGGTACTGTTTCCGTTTCACAAAGTCGTGCCGACAGTATATCCAGAGGGCTATATCAGTTAAATATTCGGTCGGCAATGTATCCAAATGGAGAAATAGGCGGTGCCGTCCGGATTCGCTAA